One Xenopus tropicalis strain Nigerian chromosome 8, UCB_Xtro_10.0, whole genome shotgun sequence genomic window carries:
- the opn1lw gene encoding long-wave-sensitive opsin 1, translated as MASHWNEAVFAARRRNDDDDTTRSSVFTYTNSNNTRGPFEGPNYHIAPRWVYNISSLWMIFVVLASVFTNGLVLVATLKFKKLRHPLNWILVNMAIADLGETVIASTISVCNQIFGYFVLGHPMCILEGYTVSVCGIAALWSLTVIAWERWFVVCKPFGNIKFDGKLAATGIIFSWVWAAGWCAPPIFGWSRYWPHGLKTSCGPDVFSGSSDPGVQSYMLVLMITCCIIPLAIIVLCYMHVWLTIRQVAQQQKESESTQKAEREVSRMVVVMIIAYIFCWGPYTFFACFAAFNPGYNFHPLAAAMPAYFAKSATIYNPIIYVFMNRQFRNCIYQLFGKKVDDGSEVSSTSRTEVSSVSNSSVSPA; from the exons ATGGCTTCCCATTGGAATGAGGCAGTTTTTGCTGCTCGGAGGAGGAATGATGATGATGACACAACAAGAAGTAGCGTTTTCACATATACAAACAGCAACAACACAAGAG GTCCATTTGAAGGCCCAAATTACCACATTGCTCCACGATGGGTCTATAACATCTCTTCACTGTGGATGATATTTGTTGTTTTAGCTTCTGTGTTCACAAATGGCTTGGTCTTGGTTGCCACCTTAAAATTCAAGAAACTTCGCCACCCTTTGAATTGGATTCTTGTCAATATGGCTATTGCGGATCTTGGAGAGACAGTCATTGCAAGTACTATTAGTGTATGCAACCAGATTTTTGGTTACTTCGTGCTCGGGCATCCGATGTGTATCTTAGAAGGCTACACTGTTTCAGTCTGTG GTATTGCTGCTCTATGGTCCTTGACTGTCATTGCCTGGGAAAGATGGTTTGTGGTCTGCAAACCTTTTGGAAACATTAAATTTGATGGAAAACTGGCAGCTACTGGTATAATTTTCTCTTGGGTTTGGGCTGCAGGTTGGTGTGCACCCCCAATATTCGGATGGAGCAG GTATTGGCCTCATGGCTTGAAGACATCGTGTGGTCCAGATGTATTCAGTGGCAGCTCAGACCCTGGAGTCCAATCATACATGCTTGTCCTTATGATTACATGCTGTATTATACCATTAGCTATCATTGTCTTGTGTTATATGCATGTATGGCTGACCATTCGGCAG GTAGCACAGCAGCAGAAGGAATCAGAATCTACTCAGAAAGCTGAACGAGAAGTATCCCGTATGGTGGTAGTGATGATCATCGCTTATATCTTCTGCTGGGGGCCCTACACTTTCTTTGCTTGTTTTGCTGCTTTCAACCCAGGTTACAACTTCCACCCACTTGCAGCTGCAATGCCTGCCTACTTTGCCAAGAGTGCCACAATTTACAATCCAATTATCTATGTGTTCATGAACAGACAG TTCCGAAACTGTATCTATCAACTGTTTGGCAAAAAGGTCGACGATGGATCAGAAGTGTCCTCTACTTCCAGAACAGAGGTGTCTTCTGTCTCCAACTCTTCAGTGTCTCCTGCATAA